The Chlorocebus sabaeus isolate Y175 chromosome 6, mChlSab1.0.hap1, whole genome shotgun sequence genome has a segment encoding these proteins:
- the GTPBP3 gene encoding tRNA modification GTPase GTPBP3, mitochondrial has protein sequence MWRGLWTLAAQAARGPRRLCTRRSSGAPAPGSGTTIFALSSGQGRCGIAVIRTSGPSSGDALRILTAARDLPPARHASLRLLSDPRSGEPLDRALVLWFPGPRSFTGEDCVEFHVHGGPAVVSGVLQALGSVPGLRPAEAGEFTRRAFANGKLNLTEVEGLADLIHAETEAQRRQALRQLDGELGHLCRGWAETLTKALAHVEAYIDFGEDDNLEEGVLEQADIEVRALEVALGAHLRDARRGQRLRSGAHVVVTGPPNAGKSSLVNLLSRKPVSIVSPEPGTTRDVLETPVDLAGFPVLLSDTAGLREGVGPVEQEGVRRARERLEQADLILAMLDASDLASPSSCNFLATVVASVGAQSPSDSSQRLLLVLNKSDLLSPEGPGPRPDLPPHLLLSCLTGEGLDGLLEALRKELAAVCGDPSTGSPLLTRARHQHHLQGCLDALSHYKPSKDLALAAEALRVARGHLTRLTGGGGTEEILDIIFRDFCVGK, from the exons ATGTGGCGGGGGCTTTGGACGCTGGCGGCCCAAGCGGCACGTGGGCCTCGCAG ACTGTGCACGCGCCGGAGCAGCGGCGCACCAGCCCCCGGCTCCGGCACCACCATCTTCGCGCTAAGCTCTGGCCAAGGCCGCTGCGGCATCGCGGTGATCCGGACCAGCGGCCCCTCCAGTGGCGACGCCCTCCGGATTCTCACGGCAGCCAGAGACCTGCCCCCTGCTCGCCACGCCAGCCTGCGCCTCCTCAGCGACCCCCGCTCCGGGGAGCCTCTGGACCGCGCACTGGTCCTCTGGTTCCCAG GTCCCCGGAGTTTCACCGGTGAGGACTGCGTGGAATTCCACGTGCACGGAGGCCCGGCAGTGGTGAGCGGCGTCCTGCAGGCCTTGG GCAGCGTGCCAGGGCTTCGACCTGCGGAGGCAGGCGAGTTCACCAGGCGGGCGTTTGCCAATGGGAAGCTGAACCTGACCGAAGTGGAGGGGCTGGCGGACCTTATCCACGCAGAAACCGAGGCGCAGCGGCGGCAGGCCCTCAGGCAGCTGGACGGGGAGCTGGGCCACCTCTGCCGTGGCTGGGCCGAGACCCTCACCAAA GCTTTGGCCCACGTGGAGGCCTATATCGATTTTGGCGAGGATGACAACCTGGAGGAGGGGGTCCTGGAGCAAG CGGACATCGAAGTACGGGCACTGGAGGTGGCCCTGGGTGCACATCTACGAGATGCCAGGCGCGGGCAGAGACTCCGCTCAGGGGCACACGTAGTGGTCACTGGACCCCCCAATGCCGGCAAGAGCAGCCTAGTGAACCTACTCA GTCGGAAACCTGTGTCCATCGTGTCCCCCGAGCCAGGGACCACCCGTGACGTCCTGGAGACCCCCGTCGACCTGGCCGGATTTCCTGTGCTGCTGAGCGACACGGCTGGGTTGCGGGAGGGCGTGGGGCCGGTGGAGCAGGAGGGCGTTCGGCGCGCCCGGGAGAG gctggagcaggcGGACCTCATTCTGGCCATGCTGGACGCCTCTGACCTGGCCTCTCCCTCCAGTTGCAACTTCCTGGCCACCGTCGTAGCCTCTGTGGGAGCCCAGAGCCCCAGTGACAGCAGCCAGCGCCTCCTCCTGGTGCTGAACAAGTCGGACCTGCTGTCCCCAGAGGGCCCAGGTCCGCGTCCTGACCTGCCCCCGCACCTGTTGCTGTCCTGTCTGACGGGAGAGGGTCTGGACGGCCTCCTGGAGGCGCTGAGGAAGGAGCTAGCTGCAGT GTGTGGGGACCCGTCCACCGGTTCCCCGCTCCTGACCCGCGCAAGGCACCAGCACCACCTCCAGGGTTGCCTGGATGCCCTCAGTCACTACAAGCCGTCAAAAGACCTGGCCCTGGCGGCAGAGGCGCTGCGGGTGGCCCGGGGTCACCTGACCCGGCTCACAGGTGGAGGGGGTACCGAGGAGATCCTGGACATCATCTTCCGGGACTTCTGCGTGGGCAAGTGA
- the ANO8 gene encoding anoctamin-8 has translation MAEAASGAGGTSLEGERGKRPPPEGEPAAPASGVLDKLFGKRLLQAGRYLVSHKAWMKTVPTENCDVLMTFPDTTDDHTLLWLLNHIRVGIPELIVQVRHHRHTRAYAFFVTATYESLLRGADELGLRKAVKAEFGGGTRGFSCEEDFIYENVESELRFFTSQERQSIIRFWLQNLRAKQGEALHNVRFLEDQPIIPELAARGIIQQVFPVHEQRILNRLMKSWVQAVCENQPLDDICDYFGVKIAMYFAWLGFYTSAMVYPAVFGSVLYTFTETDQTSRDVSCVVFALFNVIWSTLFLEEWKRRGAELAYKWGTLDSPGEAVEEPRPQFRGVRRISPITRAEEFYYPPWKRLLFQLLVSLPLCLACLLCVFLLMLGCFQLQELVLSVKGLPRLARFLPKVMLALIVSVSAEGYKKLAIWLNDMENYRLESAYEKHLIIKVVLFQFVNSYLSLFYIGFYLKDMERLKEMLATLLITRQFLQNVREVLQPHLYRRLGHGELGLRAVWELARALLGLLSLRRPTPRRLEPQADEGGGGGSGGGGRRCLSGGCGAPEEEEEAAPVERRRAGEGGEEGDGPPGGKEEDEEDDDDEEDEEEEEDEEEGEEGGLLDCGLRLKKVSFAERGAGRRRPGPSPEALLEEGSPTMVEKGLEPGVFTLAEEDDEAEGAPGSPEREPPAILLRRAGGEGRDQGPDGGPDPEPGSNSDSTRRQRRQNRSSWIDPPEEEHSPQLTQAELESCMKKYEDTFQDYQEMFVQFGYVVLFSSAFPLAALCALVNNLIEIRSDAFKLCTGLQRPFGQRVESIGQWQKVMEAMGVLAIVVNCYLIGQCGQLQRLFPWLSPEAAIVSVVVLEHFALLLKYLIHVAIPDIPGWVAEEMAKLEYQRREAFKRHERQAQHRYQQQQRRRREEEERQRHAEHHARREHDSGGREEARAEGSGLDPATSSEKASAKAKGSTAGGHGPERPKRPGSLLAPNNVMKLKQIIPLQGKFLSSGATSSLATAGAGATARPPPAQSPTGSDTRLPAFLSFKFLKSPETRRDSERSHSPPKAFHAGKLFPFGGTRAEPGSNGAGGQARPDGTPSSGGSRVQRSGPVDEAMAEELEASRPEEEGSGTALAPVGAPALRTRRSRSPAPPPPMPLPRPPTPPAGCWQWDGPWGCGGEGAVPRQALAAAECPPCAMAGPPPAPQPLPGDASFYSLPPPPLPPTSEPLETPAPSPSPSPSPQAVCWPSGWH, from the exons ATGGCCGAGGCCGCCTCCGGCGCCGGGGGCACGTCCCTGGAGGGCGAGCGTGGCAAGAGGCCCCCGCCGGAGGGCGAGCCTGCAGCCCCGGCGTCCGGAGTTCTGG ATAAGCTTTTCGGGAAGCGGCTCCTGCAAGCGGGTCGCTACCTGGTATCCCACAAGGCGTGGATGAAGACAGTGCCTACAGAGAACTGCGACGTGCTGATGACCTTCCCAG ACACAACCGATGACCACACGCTGCTATGGCTGCTGAACCACATCCGCGTGGGCATCCCCGAGCTCATCGTGCAAGTCCGCCACCACCGCCACACGCGTGCCTACGCCTTCTTTGTCACCGCCACGTATGAGAG CCTACTCCGAGGGGCCGACGAGCTGGGTCTGCGCAAGGCAGTGAAGGCCGAGTTTGGCGGGGGCACCCGCGGCTTCTCCTGCGAGGAGGACTTTATCTATGAGAATGTGGAGAGCGAGCTGCGCTTcttcacttcccag GAACGCCAGAGCATCATCCGCTTCTGGCTGCAGAATTTGCGTGCCAAGCAGGGAGAGGCGCTCCACAACGTGCGCTTCCTGGAGGACCAGCCAATCA TCCCCGAGCTGGCAGCACGTGGGATCATCCAGCAAGTGTTCCCTGTCCATGAGCAGCGTATTCTGAACCGCCTCATGAAGTCATGGGTGCAGGCCGTGTGTGAAAACCAGCCTCTAG ATGACATCTGTGATTACTTTGGTGTGAAAATTGCCATGTACTTCGCCTGGCTGGGCTTCTACACGTCGGCTATGGTATACCCAGCCGTCTTCGGGTCTGTCCTGTATACATTCACAGAGACTGATCAG ACAAGCCGGGATGTTTCCTGCGTGGTCTTTGCCCTCTTCAATGTGATCTGGTCGACGCTGTTCCTAGAGGAATGGAAGCGGAGAGGGGCTGAGCTGGCATACAAGTGGGGGACGCTGGACTCACCTGGGGAAGCTGTGGAGGAGCCACGCCCCCAGTTCAGG GGCGTGCGACGCATCAGCCCCATCACGAGGGCCGAGGAGTTCTACTACCCACCATGGAAGCGGCTGCTCTTCCAGCTGCTCGTGAGCCTCCCCCTGTGCCTGGCGTGCCTCCTCTGTGTCTTCTTGCTCATGCTTGGCTGCTTCCAGCTGCAG GAGCTGGTGCTGAGCGTGAAGGGGTTGCCCCGTCTCGCCCGATTCCTGCCTAAGGTCATGCTGGCCCTAATTGTCAGTGTGAGTGCCGAGGGCTACAAGAAGCTAGCCATCTGGCTCAATGACATGG AAAATTACCGGCTGGAGAGCGCCTATGAGAAGCACCTCATCATCAAAGTTGTCCTG TTCCAGTTTGTCAACTCATACCTGAGCCTCTTCTACATCGGTTTCTACCTCAAGGACATGGAACGCTTGAAAGAG ATGCTGGCCACGCTGCTGATCACCCGCCAGTTCCTCCAGAACGTGCGCGAGGTCCTGCAGCCGCACCTGTACCGGCGCCTGGGCCACGGCGAGCTCGGCCTGCGGGCCGTTTGGGAACTGGCCCGAGCCCTGCTTGGCCTCCTGAGCCTCCGGCGCCCTACGCCCCGCCGCCTAGAACCCCAGGCAGATGAGGGCGGGGGCGGTGGCAGCGGGGGCGGGGGCCGCAGGTGCCTCAGCGGGGGCTGTGGGGCgccggaggaggaggaggaggcggcgccGGTGGAGCGGCGGCGGGCgggggaaggtggggaggagggggacgGGCCTCCAGGGGGcaaggaggaggacgaggaggacgACGACGacgaggaggacgaggaggaagaggaggacgaggaggaaggCGAGGAAGGGGGCCTCCTGGACTGCGGGCTCCGGCTGAAGAAGGTCAGCTTCGCTGAGCGCGGCGCGGGGCGGCGTCGGCCCGGCCCAAGCCCGGAGGCCCTCCTGGAGGAGGGGAGCCCCACCATGGTGGAGAAGGGGCTAGAGCCGGGAGTGTTCACTCTGGCTGAGGAGGACGACGAGGCGGAGGGGGCTCCCGGCAGCCCTGAACGGGAGCCCCCGGCCATCCTGCTCCGCCGGGCCGGGGGCGAGGGCCGAGACCAGGGGCCCGACGGGGGCCCGGACCCGGAGCCCGGCTCCAACAGCGATTCGACCCGTAGGCAGAGACGGCAGAACCGGTCGTCTTGGATTGACCCGCCCGAGGAAGAACACTCGCCCCAGCTCACCCAGGCGGAGCTGGAGAGCTGTATGAAGAAGTACGAG GACACGTTCCAGGACTACCAGGAGATGTTCGTGCAGTTCGGCTACGTAGTGCTCTTCTCATCCGCCTTCCCCCTGGCGGCGCTGTGCGCCCTGGTCAACAACCTCATTGAGATCCGCAGCGACGCCTTCAAGCTGTGCACCGGGCTGCAGCGGCCCTTCGGCCAGCGCGTGGAGAGCATCGGCCAGTGGCAG AAGGTGATGGAGGCCATGGGTGTCCTAGCGATTGTGGTCAACTGCTACTTGATCGGCCAATGCGGGCAGCTGCAGCGCCTCTTCCCCTGGCTGAGCCCGGAGGCAGCCATCGTGTCCGTGGTGGTGCTCGAG CACTTCGCTCTGCTCCTCAAGTACCTCATCCACGTGGCCATCCCTGATATCCCGGGCTGGGTGGCCGAGGAAATGGCCAAGCTGGAGTACCAGCGCCGCGAGGCCTTTAAG AGACACGAGCGCCAGGCCCAGCATCGCTACCAGCAGCAGCAGCGCAGGCGACGGGAGGAGGAGGAGCGACAGCGCCACGCAGAGCACCATGCCCGGCGGGAGCATGATTCTGGTGGCCGGGAGGAGGCGAGGGCTGAGGGTTCTGGGCTGGACCCCGCCACCTCCTCCGAGAAGGCCTCTGCCAAGGCCAAGGGCAGCACTGCGGGTGGCCATGGGCCTGAGCGGCCCAAGCGCCCAGGGTCCCTGCTGGCACCCAACAACGTCATGAAGTTGAAGCAGATCATCCCACTGCAGGGCAAATTCCTCTCATCGGGGGCCACATCCTCACTGGCCACTGCAGGGGCCGGAGCCACCGCCCGGCCTCCCCCTGCCCAGTCACCCACGGGCAGCGACACCCGCCTGCCCGCCTTTCTCAGCTTCAAGTTCCTCAAGTCACCCGAGACCCGGCGGGACTCTGAGCGCAGCCACTCGCCGCCCAAAGCCTTCCACGCCGGCAAGCTCTTCCCCTTTGGTGGCACCCGGGCTGAGCCTGGGTCCAACGGGGCGGGCGGGCAGGCCCGACCAGATGGGACCCCCAGCAGTGGCGGCAGCCGGGTTCAGAGGAGTGGGCCGGTGGACGAGGCCATGGCTGAGGAGCTGGAAGCCTCCCGGCCCGAAGAGGAAGGCTCAG GGACAGCGCTGGCCCCCGTGGGCGCCCCTGCCCTCCGCACCCGCCGCAGCCGGAGCCCCGCACCGCCGCCGCCAATGCCGCTGCCCCGGCCCCCGACACCGCCCGCCGGCTGCTGGCAGTGGGACGGGCCCTGGGGCTGCGGGGGTGAGGGTGCCGTCCCCCGCCAGGCCCTGGCTGCTGCCGAGTGCCCGCCCTGTGCCATGGCCGGGCCCCCACCCGCCCCCCAGCCTCTGCCAGGGGATGCCAGCTTTTACAGCCTCCCGCCACCACCGCTGCCGCCCACCTCGGAGCCCCTCGAGACCCCGGCGCCCTCCcctagccccagccccagcccccaggccGTGTGCTGGCCCAGCGGCTGGCATTAG
- the DDA1 gene encoding DET1- and DDB1-associated protein 1 has product MLPMGACKVLICGGGARVRTNDGGVVAPSVWAVPWLEVTVRRRLRRRLWWRRWRLRRRPRRRRRKQKMADFLKGLPVYNKSNFSRFHADSVCKASNRRPSVYLPTREYPSEQIIVTEKTNILLRYLHQQWDKKNAAKKRDQEQVELEGESSAPPRKVARTDSPDMHEDT; this is encoded by the exons ATGCTGCCAATGGGAGCGTGCAAAGTGCTCATATGTGGGGGCGGGGCTAGAGTGCGCACCAATGACGGGGGGGTGGTGGCGCCATCAGTGTGGGCTGTGCCGTGGCTGGAAGTTACTGTGAGGCGGCGGCTTAGAAGGCGGCTGTGGTGGCGGcggtggaggctgaggcggcggcCGAGGCGGCGACGGAGGAAACAGAAGATG GCAGATTTTTTGAAAGGACTGCCTGTCTACAACAAAAGCAATTTTAGTCGATTTCACGCGGACTCCGTGTGCAAAGCCTCG AACCGACGGCCCTCAGTCTACCTGCCCACCCGAGAGTACCCATCTGAACAGA TCATCGTGACAGAAAAGACAAACATCCTTCTGCGCTACCTGCATCAGCAATGGGACAAAAAG AACGCTGCCAAGAAGAGAGACCAGGAGCAAGTGGAGCTGGAAGGCGAGAGCTCCGCACCTCCCCGCAAGGTGGCGCGAACCGACAGCCCAGACATGCACGAGGACACTTAA
- the MRPL34 gene encoding large ribosomal subunit protein bL34m: MALLAGSLLGPTSRSAALLGGRWLQPRAWLGFPDAWGLPIPQPARGKTRGNEYQPSNIKRKNKHGWVRRLSTPAGVQVILRRMLKGRKSLSH, encoded by the exons ATGGCTCTCTTGGCTGGATCCCTGTTGGGCCCCACGAGTAGGTCGGCAGCGTTACTGGGTGGCAG GTGGCTCCAGCCCCGGGCCTGGCTGGGGTTCCCGGACGCCTGGGGCCTCCCCATCCCACAGCCGGCCCGGGGCAAGACTCGCGGAAACGAGTATCAGCCGAGCAACATCAAACGGAAGAACAAGCACGGCTGGGTCCGGCGCCTGAGCACGCCGGCCGGCGTCCAGGTCATCCTTCGCCGAATGCTCAAGGGCCGCAAGTCGCTGAGCCATTGA